The following is a genomic window from Salinibacterium sp. UTAS2018.
GCACTGCTAGATCAGTCACGAGTGGCCGGTGCGATCAACCAGCTCGGGGCATCCGTAGTCTCACGACGCCCCAGCGAATTGCCGCTCGCGCTTGCCGATCACTACATCGCGTTGAAAGCCGCCGGAAAGCTCTAACCCGCAGTCAGTTCGCGACGATGTGCGTTGCTCCAGCATCAAACTCACTGAGGTCACCCGTGTTGCCAGCGCGAGCGCTGCGCCCCCCAAGGATCCATTGGTACGCCAAGAAACCTGCAAGAGCGACCGTGCCGATGCCGATCTTGATCGGCCATGGCCAATCTTGACGGGTGACATAGCCTTCGATAACGCCCGAAACCAGGAGGGCAAGCATGATGCCGATGACGATGGTGAACAGCGCGCGGCCGTTATGCGCGAGGGCCTGCGCTCGTGTGCGAGCACCAGGCGCGACCCAGGACCAGAAGATCATCATTCCGGCCGCACCGGCGACGAAAATCGCGTAAAGCTCAAGCTGGCCGTGCGGCGCGATGTAGAGAAAGAAGACGTCGAGGCGATCGAACTCGTTCATGATTGCGGCGGTGAAGCCCAACTGCTGAGCGGTATTGAAAAGAAGGTACGGCACGTAGACACCGACAATGCCGAACGCGATTTCTTGAGCGGCGATCCACGCGTTGTTTGTCCACACGAAGCCGGTGAACGATCCGCCGGAGTATTCGGAGTAATAGCCGACAAAATCGTCTTGCGCGAGAGCTTCGCGCTCGGCGGGAGTACCGAAGTTGGCCAAAAGCTGGGGGTTGGAGATGGCCCACCACGCAAAAAG
Proteins encoded in this region:
- a CDS encoding stage II sporulation protein M; its protein translation is MDLDSYSAAHREDWDRLAHLAAQRRYSGAEADELIDLYQASATHLSAMKTSTGQSVQADRLSLTLSRARLSFTGAAANLLSQLPEFFIAQLPAALYRVRWMSLILAAATFFIGFLFAWWAISNPQLLANFGTPAEREALAQDDFVGYYSEYSGGSFTGFVWTNNAWIAAQEIAFGIVGVYVPYLLFNTAQQLGFTAAIMNEFDRLDVFFLYIAPHGQLELYAIFVAGAAGMMIFWSWVAPGARTRAQALAHNGRALFTIVIGIMLALLVSGVIEGYVTRQDWPWPIKIGIGTVALAGFLAYQWILGGRSARAGNTGDLSEFDAGATHIVAN